A region of the Methylomagnum ishizawai genome:
ACACCACCACGCAACAGCAACTTCTCTCGATAGGCAGCCATGAACTCATTGTCGTTATTGCTGCAAGGCGGAATGCAGCTTTCCCTGATTTCCGTGACGTTCGCCGCCAAGATCGTACAGGTGCTTTGGGTGAAGCCCGCCGAGTTCGTCGATACCCTGGCCGATTGCCTCCCCAACCCGCCCCACAGCGCCGACGCCGCCCTGACCCTCGCGGTCGCCAAGGCCGCGGCCGCGGTCGACGATTGGGAAGTCCGCAAGGCCGCGCAACGCGCCATCCAAATCGTGGTGCAAAAGCGTCCCGCCCTGGCCGACGGCGTGCTGGACACGGCGAAAGCCGCCGTCATGGACAAGCACGGGGAAGTGCGCGAAGCGGCGCGGATCGCGCTGGAAACCATCATCAAGCAGCGCCCCGACCTGGCCGATAGCGGCATGGCCAAGGCCGTCGCCAGGGTCGCCGCCACCCACGGACAATGGGATACCCGCAAAGCCGCCCAGCAAACCCTGGGGCTGATCCTCGACAAGAATCCCGAACTGGCCGAAACCGTATTGGCCGTCACCAAGACCGCCGCCCAGGAAGGCCAGGACGAAATCCGCGAGGCGGCGCAGCAGACCTTGGAATTGATCGTCAAGAAACGCCCGGAACTGGCCGACGACAGCCTCGCCCTGGTCGCGGCCCAGGCCGCCGGGCAGGAGAACGAGTGGTACATCCGCAAAGCCGCCTTGCAGACCCTGGCGACGATCCTGGACAAACGGCCCGACCTGGCCGGGGTGGTCCTGGGGACGGCGCGGAAGCTGGAAAAGGAAGGTTCGGGCCATGCGCGGGCGGTGCAGCAGATGCTGGAACTCATCTTCGCCAAGCGGCCCGACCTGCAGGCCTCGTAGCCCGGAGGAATCCGGAAAGACATATCCCGCCCACCGCCCATAAAAAAACGCCGGTCGAACCGGCGTTTTTGGTGGCGGGAACAGCCGGTGGCGCTAATCCAACAACACCCCGTCCTCCTTGAGCAGGGCCAGCACGGCCTCGACATCGTCGGTCGCGGCCACGAGCCGTTCCGGCGTGGCGGGCGCGGCCTCCACCGCGCAGATGCAAATCACACCGGCCCGGTTGACCTGCCCGGCGATGAACGCCGCCTGCCCGGCCAAGCCCTCGTCGTCCAACACCACCGCCGCATGGCCGGTATCGAACAGCTTGCGCTCGATAGCGTAGGCGGTTTCGACCCGCCGGGGGCCGGTCAGCCACAAGGTCGCGGCCTTCTGGCCGAAACGGGCGGCGCGCTCCTCCACCGTGACCCGGCGGGCCACATCGGCCTCGTCGGCCCGGCCCACGATCATCCCCGCGCCGATGGTGACATTGCTCAGCCGGTCGATGACGATGAAGGCGCCGGTGCCCTTCGTCAACGCATACGGGTCGAAGGCGATGGGGGCGTTCAGGGCCACTTCGCACAGGGCGATTTCATTCAGGTTGAGTTGGTCCGCCGGGTGCTGTTCCAGCGTGTTCACGTCGATCCGGTGCAGGATTTGCGGGATCGAACCCGTCACCGTGCGGGTGGTCTGCTTGAGGGTGTATTGCTTGCCCGGCACCATCGGCGTTTCGGTCATCCACACGATATGGGCCTTGAAGCGGGTGTCGAGGATCGGCAGGTCGTCGGGCCGCACCAGCATATCGCCCCGGCTCACGTCGATCTCGTCGGCCAGGGTGATCGTCACGGCCTGGGGCGGGAACGCCTGTTCCAGTTCGCCGTCGTAGGTGACAATGGACGTGATATGGCTGGTCTTGCGCGAAGGCAGGGCCATGACCTCGTCGCCCTTCTTGAACACGCCCGCCGCCACCGTGCCGCTATAGCCACGGAAATCCAGATGGGGACGGTTGACGTATTGCACCGGGAACCGGGGGTTCTGGTAGTTCTGGTCCTTGGCGATCTCGATGGAATCCAACAGGTCCATCAAGCCCTCGCCCTGGTACCACGGCATCTTCTCGCTGCGATGCACCACGTTGTCGCCCTTGAGCGCGGAGAGCGGGATGCAGCGCACATCGTGGATATTCAAGCTCTCGACGAAGGCCAGATAATCGGCCCGGATTTGCTCGAACACCGCCTCGGAATAATCCACCAAGTCCATCTTGTTGATGGCGACCACCACATGCTTGATGCCCAGCAAGGACACGATGAAGCTATGGCGCTTGGTCTGGGTCTGGACGCCGTTGCGGGCGTCCACCAGGATGATGGCGAGGTCGCAGGTCGAAGCCCCGGTCGCCATGTTGCGGGTGTACTGCTCGTGGCCGGGGGTGTCGGCGATGATGAACTTGCGCTTGGCGGTGGAGAAATAGCGGTAGGCCACGTCGATGGTGATGCCCTGCTCGCGCTCGGCCTGGAGCCCGTCCATCAGGAGGGCCGGGTCGAAATCGTCGCCGGTGGTGCCGTACTTGGCGCTGTCCCTTCTGAGGGCCGCGACCTGATCCACGTAGATCATCTTGGAATCGTACAACAGCCGCCCGATCAGGGTGCTTTTGCCGTCGTCCACATTGCCGCAGGTCAGGAAGCGCAACAGTTCCTTGCGTTCGTGCTGGGCCAGGTACTCGAAAATATCGGTGGCGATCAAATCGGATTGGTGCGACATCAGAAATAGCCCTCTTTCTTCTTCTTCTCCATGGAGGCGGCCTGGTCGTGGTCGATGACCCGGCCCTGGCGTTCGGACGTGGTGGTGAGCAGCATTTCCTGGATGATGTCTGGGAGGGTCGCCGCCGTGGATTCCACCGCGCCGGTCAGGGGATAGCAGCCCAGGGTGCGGAAGCGGACCATCTTCATTTCCGGCGTTTCGCCGGGCTCCAAGGGCATGCGGTCGTCGTCCACCATGATGAGGACGCCGCCCCGCTCGACCACCGGGCGTTCCGCCGCGTAGTACAAGGGTACGATGGGGATATTTTCAAGATAGATGTATTGCCAGATATCCAACTCGGTCCAGTTGGAGAGCGGGAATACCCGGATGCTTTCGCCCTTATTGACCTTGCCGTTATAGATATTCCACAACTCCGGGCGCTGGTTCTTGGGGTCCCAGCGGTGGTTCTGGTCGCGGAACGAATAAACCCGCTCCTTGGCGCGGGACTTTTCCTCGTCGCGGCGGGCACCGCCGAAGGCCGCGTCGAACTGGTACTGGTTCAAGGCTTGTTTCAAGCCTTCGGTCTTCATGATATCGGTGTGCTTCTCGCTGCCATGCACGAAGGGGCTGATGCCCTGGGCGATGCCATCCGGGTTGATATGCACGATCAAATCCAAGCCCAGATCATGCGCCATGCGGTCGCGGAAGGTGATCATGTCCTTGAATTTCCAGGTGGTATCGACGTGCAGCAAGGGGAACGGCGGCTTGCCTGGATAGAAAGCCTTCATGGCCAAATGCAGCATGACCGCCGAATCCTTGCCGATGGAATACAGCATGACGGGTCGGTCGAATTCGGCCGCGACTTCGCGGATGATGTGGATGCTCTCGGCTTCCAACTGCTTCAGATGGGTGAGGGTGTATTCGTTCATCGAGAATTGGGAGGTATGCGGATGCGGTGACTATATTGGAGGCGGGAACGGGGTCCAATGGTAACACAAAGCGCGTGCCTTGCAGTTTGAGGCCCGCCCCCGCCGGGCCGGATTCCAATACGGCTTGGACCGGCCCAATCCAGGCCCGGCCTGGCGCAGCCGATGGCTATAGGCACCCACCCTTCCGTTATCGCGGACAACGCCGGCCCCGCCCGGCAGGCTTATGCCCACTTCCCCCCGGTCCACGAAACTTCCGCGCCGCCCCGGAAGTCCCAACACTCAAGGCACCCGCGGCCCTGCCAGCACGGGCCGCCACCAGGACATTCCGGGCGATACGCCCGCCCCCCGCGCCAGGAGGCCACCGCTATGAATCCCCTGCTGAAATTGATCGAGCATGGACAAAGCTACTGGATGGACAACCTCACCCGCCGCATGATCCAAAGCGGCGAACTCCAGGGCCGGGTCCAGCGCGATGGGCTCCGGGGCATCACTTCCAATCCCAGCACCTTCCAGAAAGCCATCGCCGACAGCGCCGACTACGACGCCCAGATCGAACACCTCATCCAGGACCGCCGCTCCTGCGCCCGGATCGACGAAATCGCCGAAGCCCTGATGGTCGAGGATATCCGCAAGGCCTGCGATATCCTGCGCCCGGTCCATGAGCGTAGCGCGGGACTCGATGGCTATGTCAGCCTGGAAGTCTCGCCCCACCTCGCCCACCACACCGAAGCCTCGATCCGCATGGGCCGCCATCTCTGGCAAGTGGTGGACCGGCCCAATCTGTTCATCAAGATACCGGGCACGCCGGCGGGGCTGCCCGCCATCGAGCAACTCTTGTTCGAGGGCATCAATGTCAACATCACCCTGTTGTTTTCCTTCGAGCGCTACGCCGCCGTGGCGGAAAGCCATCTACGCGCCCTGGAACAACGCCGGGACGAGGGCTTGCCCCTGGGC
Encoded here:
- the cysN gene encoding sulfate adenylyltransferase subunit CysN; the encoded protein is MSHQSDLIATDIFEYLAQHERKELLRFLTCGNVDDGKSTLIGRLLYDSKMIYVDQVAALRRDSAKYGTTGDDFDPALLMDGLQAEREQGITIDVAYRYFSTAKRKFIIADTPGHEQYTRNMATGASTCDLAIILVDARNGVQTQTKRHSFIVSLLGIKHVVVAINKMDLVDYSEAVFEQIRADYLAFVESLNIHDVRCIPLSALKGDNVVHRSEKMPWYQGEGLMDLLDSIEIAKDQNYQNPRFPVQYVNRPHLDFRGYSGTVAAGVFKKGDEVMALPSRKTSHITSIVTYDGELEQAFPPQAVTITLADEIDVSRGDMLVRPDDLPILDTRFKAHIVWMTETPMVPGKQYTLKQTTRTVTGSIPQILHRIDVNTLEQHPADQLNLNEIALCEVALNAPIAFDPYALTKGTGAFIVIDRLSNVTIGAGMIVGRADEADVARRVTVEERAARFGQKAATLWLTGPRRVETAYAIERKLFDTGHAAVVLDDEGLAGQAAFIAGQVNRAGVICICAVEAAPATPERLVAATDDVEAVLALLKEDGVLLD
- the cysD gene encoding sulfate adenylyltransferase subunit CysD, whose protein sequence is MNEYTLTHLKQLEAESIHIIREVAAEFDRPVMLYSIGKDSAVMLHLAMKAFYPGKPPFPLLHVDTTWKFKDMITFRDRMAHDLGLDLIVHINPDGIAQGISPFVHGSEKHTDIMKTEGLKQALNQYQFDAAFGGARRDEEKSRAKERVYSFRDQNHRWDPKNQRPELWNIYNGKVNKGESIRVFPLSNWTELDIWQYIYLENIPIVPLYYAAERPVVERGGVLIMVDDDRMPLEPGETPEMKMVRFRTLGCYPLTGAVESTAATLPDIIQEMLLTTTSERQGRVIDHDQAASMEKKKKEGYF